In a single window of the Candidatus Krumholzibacteriia bacterium genome:
- a CDS encoding ABC transporter substrate-binding protein — protein sequence MKSMLLGVWVVLLLVGCGDRERTATSDEPRTGGVAVVALDADPRTFNPVRMTTAQAARVFAMLQPGLVRLDPDTGDWQPGLATGWTVADDGMQVTLTLDTTLRWSDGEPFTADDVVASFDLYRDPGVAYPQRARLDPIEGVVAVDDGTVRIDFASAPGDPIALLAHIVLPAHVIEGFDRDDPSAWSVGRAPVTLGFYRLASWEQDDRLVLERNPHHPGPAGRLDRIQVVVVPDAAVRALQLRTGEADLVAALPVNQAANLQDEPDVAIERVFGRSVAFLQYDLDDPIVGDVRVRRAIDLALDRDALVRGVLFGHARAAGTFLPPVSWAYDVSLEPTARDLDAARALLDEAGFVGDGVRTRDDEALRIRMLSVTGDPIREAVASSIRAQLAEVGIEIVLRPIELASLVQAVRGDDFQMLFAQLSGPVDADVRPFFRSDGRFNFGGFSDERFDTWADTAVNATDRAEALDAARAMQQMLVERQVVTPLYYPATLVARRDRLRGIAPTWLTPFAAVDQWWVTDAPAP from the coding sequence ATGAAATCCATGTTGCTGGGCGTGTGGGTCGTCCTTCTGCTCGTCGGCTGCGGGGATCGTGAACGCACCGCGACGTCGGACGAGCCGCGAACCGGAGGCGTCGCCGTCGTCGCGCTCGACGCCGATCCGCGGACCTTCAACCCCGTGCGCATGACCACGGCCCAGGCGGCGCGGGTGTTCGCCATGCTGCAGCCGGGCCTCGTCCGGCTCGATCCGGACACCGGCGACTGGCAGCCGGGGCTGGCCACGGGGTGGACGGTCGCCGATGACGGGATGCAGGTCACGCTGACCCTCGACACCACGCTGCGCTGGTCCGACGGCGAGCCCTTCACCGCCGACGACGTGGTGGCGAGCTTCGACCTCTACCGCGACCCCGGGGTGGCGTATCCGCAGCGGGCGCGGCTGGATCCGATCGAAGGGGTGGTGGCGGTCGACGACGGGACCGTGCGGATCGACTTCGCGTCGGCGCCCGGCGATCCGATCGCGTTGCTCGCCCACATCGTGTTGCCGGCGCACGTGATCGAGGGATTCGATCGCGACGATCCGTCGGCGTGGAGCGTGGGGCGGGCCCCGGTCACGCTCGGCTTCTACCGCTTGGCGAGCTGGGAACAGGACGATCGCCTGGTGCTCGAGCGCAATCCCCACCATCCGGGGCCGGCCGGGCGCCTCGACCGGATCCAAGTCGTCGTCGTGCCCGACGCCGCCGTCCGCGCCTTGCAGTTGCGCACCGGCGAGGCCGACCTGGTGGCCGCGCTGCCCGTGAACCAGGCGGCGAACCTGCAGGACGAGCCCGACGTCGCGATCGAGCGCGTGTTCGGGCGCAGTGTCGCCTTCCTGCAGTACGACCTCGACGATCCGATCGTCGGCGACGTGCGGGTGCGCCGCGCCATCGACCTCGCGCTCGACCGCGACGCGCTGGTGCGGGGAGTGCTCTTCGGCCACGCGCGGGCGGCGGGGACCTTCCTGCCGCCGGTGAGCTGGGCGTACGACGTGTCGCTCGAACCCACCGCGCGCGACCTGGACGCGGCACGTGCCCTGCTCGACGAGGCGGGGTTCGTGGGCGACGGGGTGCGCACGCGCGACGACGAAGCCCTGCGCATCCGCATGCTCAGCGTGACGGGAGATCCGATCCGCGAGGCCGTGGCCTCGTCGATCCGCGCACAGCTCGCGGAGGTGGGCATCGAGATCGTCCTGCGGCCGATCGAACTCGCCTCGCTGGTGCAGGCCGTGCGCGGTGACGACTTCCAGATGTTGTTCGCGCAGCTCAGCGGTCCGGTCGACGCCGACGTCCGCCCCTTCTTCCGCAGCGACGGACGCTTCAACTTCGGTGGCTTCTCCGACGAGCGCTTCGACACCTGGGCCGACACTGCCGTCAATGCCACCGATCGGGCCGAGGCACTGGACGCCGCGCGCGCCATGCAGCAGATGCTCGTCGAGCGTCAGGTCGTGACGCCTCTGTACTACCCGGCCACGCTGGTGGCGCGTCGCGATCGCCTGCGCGGGATCGCGCCCACGTGGCTCACACCCTTCGCCGCCGTCGACCAGTGGTGGGTGACCGACGCCCCCGCCCCGTGA
- a CDS encoding alpha/beta fold hydrolase: protein MGIVIHVGSLAPRWCPGQLPCVLALVLWASATAGAAVDVPEPRFEILEHEMIDRVEQAYVRYPSGDLMVTGWLFVHPFGEQDVEPCVVFNHGGVGGVTEGTRAKARWLAKQGFVVFAPSYRGEDDSEGEIEIARGEVDDVVHAVLELRHHPGIRPGHFVLMGTSHGALISVLAAARPEMCGPVRAVVAAYGVMDIYKWYQHLLDDDFDVRDPLSLKVYGDGPGDRPEAFSERHALNVLDDLCPAPILLVQGARDPIVPEPQARVMASALAGRGRRGDALRVYEHGGHGFLYWDDPETRSVEELADTRAAWSDILSFVRRALAEPIGTSP, encoded by the coding sequence GTGGGAATCGTGATCCATGTCGGCAGCCTAGCCCCTCGGTGGTGCCCCGGCCAACTGCCTTGTGTCCTGGCGTTGGTGCTCTGGGCGAGCGCGACCGCGGGTGCGGCCGTCGACGTGCCCGAGCCCCGCTTCGAGATCCTCGAGCACGAGATGATCGACCGGGTCGAGCAGGCCTACGTCCGCTACCCCTCCGGCGATCTCATGGTCACCGGCTGGCTGTTCGTCCACCCCTTCGGAGAGCAGGACGTCGAACCCTGCGTGGTGTTCAACCACGGCGGTGTCGGCGGGGTGACCGAGGGCACCCGGGCCAAGGCGCGCTGGCTGGCGAAGCAGGGCTTCGTGGTGTTCGCGCCCAGCTACCGTGGCGAGGACGACAGCGAGGGTGAGATCGAGATCGCCCGCGGCGAGGTCGACGACGTGGTGCACGCCGTGCTCGAACTGCGTCACCACCCCGGCATCCGTCCAGGTCACTTCGTGTTGATGGGGACCAGTCACGGAGCGCTGATCTCGGTGCTGGCCGCCGCGCGGCCGGAGATGTGTGGCCCGGTGCGGGCGGTGGTGGCCGCCTACGGCGTCATGGACATCTACAAGTGGTACCAGCACCTGCTGGACGACGACTTCGACGTGCGCGACCCCTTGAGTCTGAAGGTCTACGGCGACGGTCCGGGCGACCGGCCCGAGGCCTTCTCCGAACGCCACGCGCTGAACGTGCTCGACGACCTGTGTCCGGCCCCGATCCTCCTGGTGCAGGGTGCGCGCGATCCGATCGTACCCGAGCCGCAGGCGCGGGTCATGGCTTCGGCCCTGGCCGGCCGCGGCCGGCGGGGCGACGCGCTGCGGGTGTACGAACACGGTGGACACGGTTTCCTGTACTGGGACGATCCCGAGACTCGCTCCGTCGAAGAGCTCGCCGACACCCGAGCAGCGTGGAGTGACATCCTGTCGTTCGTGCGACGCGCACTCGCCGAACCGATCGGGACATCGCCTTGA
- a CDS encoding NAD-dependent deacylase, protein MDHDSHDSSALDTAARTAIDALVPHLGPEARVGVLSGAGISAASGIPTFRGDDGLWKNARAEDLATPEGFAADPELVWEWYGWRRDRIRAASPNAAHHALVELARRVASLDVLTQNVDGLHASALAATHDPPPMPVVELHGSIWRLRCTGCGREAEDQRPGPAPGELPTCECGALLRPAVVWFGESLDPDALERAADAAIRSDVFLVVGTSALVYPAASYGAIARQHGAYVVEFNLEATGTTGGGAGAVHAPAEVALPALVERIDRERGVQ, encoded by the coding sequence ATGGATCACGATTCCCACGACTCCTCCGCTCTCGACACCGCGGCACGGACCGCGATCGACGCGCTCGTGCCGCACCTCGGCCCCGAGGCCCGGGTCGGCGTGCTGAGCGGCGCCGGGATCTCGGCGGCCAGCGGCATTCCGACCTTCCGTGGCGACGACGGTCTCTGGAAGAACGCCCGCGCCGAGGATCTCGCCACCCCCGAGGGATTCGCCGCCGACCCCGAGCTCGTGTGGGAATGGTACGGCTGGAGGCGCGACCGCATCCGGGCCGCCTCCCCCAACGCTGCCCACCACGCGCTCGTGGAGCTGGCGCGTCGCGTGGCATCGCTCGACGTGCTGACCCAGAACGTCGACGGCCTCCACGCCTCGGCCCTCGCGGCGACCCACGATCCGCCGCCCATGCCCGTCGTCGAGCTCCACGGCAGCATCTGGCGTCTACGCTGCACGGGCTGCGGCCGCGAGGCCGAGGACCAACGCCCCGGCCCGGCCCCCGGAGAGCTGCCGACCTGCGAATGCGGAGCGCTGCTGCGCCCGGCCGTCGTGTGGTTCGGCGAGTCGCTCGATCCCGACGCGCTGGAACGCGCGGCCGACGCGGCGATCCGCAGCGACGTCTTCCTGGTCGTGGGGACCAGCGCGCTGGTCTACCCGGCGGCTTCCTACGGTGCCATCGCCCGGCAACACGGGGCGTACGTGGTCGAATTCAACCTCGAGGCCACGGGCACGACCGGCGGCGGCGCGGGCGCCGTGCACGCTCCGGCCGAGGTGGCCCTGCCGGCGCTGGTCGAGCGGATCGATCGTGAGCGGGGCGTGCAGTGA